The Coregonus clupeaformis isolate EN_2021a chromosome 8, ASM2061545v1, whole genome shotgun sequence genome has a segment encoding these proteins:
- the LOC121572743 gene encoding mannose-P-dolichol utilization defect 1 protein-like has translation MVSPVMEELPKTSVLDPLKGLLLTYFMPESCYDEFFLNFNFLDVPCLKIVLSKGLGIGIILGSVMVKLPQILKLMGAKSAEGLSFNSVLLELLAITGTMAYSIANSFPFSAWGEALFLMLQTVAIGFLIMHYGGNTVKGVLFLVVYFGLVALLLSPVTPMPVVMAMQTSNMPAIIIGRLIQVVTNYHNGHTGQLSAITVLMLFAGSLARIFTSIQETGDSLMALTYVISSSCNGLIAAQLLYYWKSSPALKKKTE, from the exons ATGGTGAGCCCTGTGATGGAAGAACTTCCAAAGACTTCTGTGTTGGACCCCCTGAAGGGGCTCCTGCTCACTTATTTCATGCCAGAATCATGTTACGACGAGTTTTTCCTCAATTTTAACTTTCTGGATG TGCCATGTCTAAAGATTGTGCTGAGCAAAGGTCTGGGCATTGGAATCATCCTGGGGTCTGTGATGG TAAAGCTGCCCCAGATCCTGAAGCTGATGGGGGCTAAGAGTGCAGAGGGTCTAAGCTTCAACTCTGTCTTGCTGGAGCTGCTGGCTATCACCGGCACCATGGCCTATAGCATTGCTAACAGCTTTCCCTTCAG TGCCTGGGGTGAGGCCCTCTTCCTCATGTTACAGACAGTGGCCATCGGTTTCCTTATTATGCATTATGGAGGCAACACAGTCaaag GTGTGCTGTTTCTGGTGGTATACTTTGGTCTGGTAGCTCTGCTGCTCTCCCCTGTAACTCCAATGCCTGTGGTCATGGCGATGCAGACATCCAACATGCCTGCTATCATCATTGGCAGG CTAATCCAGGTAGTGACTAACTATCATAACGGACACACAGGTCAGCTGTCTGCCATCACTGTGTTGATGCTGTTCGCTGGCTCCCTGGCTCGCATATTCACCTCAATACAG GAAACGGGTGACTCCCTGATGGCCCTGACCTATGTCATATCCTCTTCTTGTAACGGTCTTATCGCTGCCCAGCTCCTCTACTACTGGAAGAGCAGCCCGGCACTGAAGAAGAAGACGGAGTAG